The following are encoded together in the Sinorhizobium terangae genome:
- the hutG gene encoding N-formylglutamate deformylase: protein MAVFEVHRGTSPVILGFPHTGTDVPAPIWERLNDNGRILADTDWHIHELYEGLLPGATTVRATFHRYVIDANRDPEGVSLYPGQNTTGLVPETDFDGVSIWKDGEAPTGADIATRLRDFHAPYHAALAAEIERVKAIHGVAVLYDCHSIRSHIPFLFEGKLPDFNIGTDMGKTCAAEIEKATAKIAASAEGYTSILNGRFKGGWTTRHYGRPETGVHAIQMELAQSTHLATEAPPFALDPAKAERLRTHLKAILKRIETMAFALKLTGSEA, encoded by the coding sequence ATGGCCGTTTTCGAAGTCCATCGGGGCACCTCCCCCGTCATCCTTGGCTTTCCCCACACGGGCACCGACGTGCCCGCGCCGATCTGGGAACGGCTCAACGACAACGGCCGCATCCTCGCCGACACGGACTGGCACATCCACGAGCTCTACGAAGGGCTTCTGCCGGGAGCCACGACCGTGCGCGCGACCTTCCACCGATACGTCATCGACGCCAACCGCGACCCGGAAGGCGTGAGCCTCTATCCCGGTCAGAACACCACCGGTCTCGTGCCGGAAACCGACTTCGACGGTGTGTCTATCTGGAAGGATGGTGAGGCACCGACGGGGGCTGATATTGCGACGCGCCTTCGCGATTTCCATGCTCCCTATCACGCGGCGCTCGCCGCCGAGATCGAGCGCGTCAAGGCGATCCATGGCGTGGCGGTTCTCTACGACTGCCACTCAATCCGCTCGCATATTCCGTTCCTCTTCGAAGGCAAGCTTCCCGACTTCAATATCGGCACGGACATGGGTAAGACCTGTGCCGCCGAAATAGAGAAGGCAACGGCAAAAATCGCCGCTTCGGCAGAGGGTTACACCAGCATCCTGAACGGGCGCTTCAAGGGCGGCTGGACCACCCGCCACTATGGCCGACCCGAAACGGGTGTCCACGCGATCCAGATGGAGCTTGCCCAGTCCACGCATTTGGCAACGGAAGCGCCGCCCTTCGCGCTGGATCCCGCCAAGGCCGAACGCCTTCGCACCCATCTCAAGGCCATCCTGAAACGCATCGAAACAATGGCATTCGCCCTCAAACTGACAGGGAGTGAGGCATGA
- the hutU gene encoding urocanate hydratase — protein sequence MNNPRHNIREVRSPRGTELSAKSWLTEAPMRMLMNNLDPDVAENPHELVVYGGIGRAARTWADFDRIVATLKDLNEDETLLVQSGKPVGVFRTHKDAPRVLIANSNLVPHWATWDHFNELDKKGLAMYGQMTAGSWIYIGSQGIVQGTYETFVEAGRQHYGGDLKGKWVLTGGLGGMGGAQPLAAVMAGACCLAVECNPDSIDFRLRTRYLDAKAETLDEAMEMIDRWTRAGEAKSVGLLGNTAEILPEMVRRGIRPDMVTDQTSAHDPVNGYLPKGWTMGQWKDKRVSDPKAVERAARASMREHVEAMIAFQNMGVPTFDYGNNIRQMAKDEGLENAFAFPGFVPAYIRPLFCRGIGPFRWAALSGDPEDIRKTDAKVKELLPENKHLHNWLDMAKERIAYQGLPARICWVGLGDRHRLGLAFNEMVRKGELSAPIVIGRDHLDSGSVASPNRETEAMKDGSDAVSDWPLLNALLNTASGATWVSLHHGGGVGMGFSQHSGVVICCDGSEDADRRIERVLWNDPATGVMRHADAGYDIALDCAKEKGLRLPGILGN from the coding sequence GTGAATAACCCGCGCCACAATATCCGCGAGGTGCGCAGCCCGCGTGGCACCGAGCTCAGCGCCAAGAGCTGGCTGACCGAGGCACCAATGCGCATGCTGATGAACAATCTCGACCCGGATGTTGCCGAGAACCCGCACGAACTCGTCGTCTATGGCGGCATCGGTCGCGCCGCCCGTACGTGGGCGGATTTCGACCGGATCGTCGCGACGCTCAAGGATCTCAACGAGGACGAAACGCTGCTCGTCCAGTCCGGCAAGCCGGTTGGCGTCTTCCGCACCCACAAGGACGCACCGCGCGTGCTGATCGCCAACTCCAACCTCGTGCCGCACTGGGCGACCTGGGACCATTTCAACGAGCTGGATAAGAAGGGTCTCGCCATGTACGGCCAGATGACCGCCGGCTCGTGGATCTATATCGGCTCGCAGGGCATCGTCCAGGGAACCTACGAGACCTTCGTCGAGGCCGGCCGCCAGCACTACGGCGGCGACCTCAAGGGCAAGTGGGTGCTGACCGGCGGCCTCGGCGGCATGGGCGGCGCACAGCCGCTCGCCGCGGTCATGGCCGGCGCCTGCTGCCTTGCCGTCGAATGCAATCCGGACTCGATCGATTTCCGCCTGCGCACCCGCTACCTCGACGCCAAGGCCGAGACGCTGGACGAAGCGATGGAGATGATCGATCGCTGGACCAGGGCGGGCGAAGCAAAATCCGTCGGCCTGCTCGGCAACACCGCGGAAATCCTCCCCGAAATGGTTCGCCGCGGCATTCGGCCCGACATGGTCACCGACCAGACCTCCGCCCACGATCCGGTCAACGGCTATCTGCCGAAGGGCTGGACGATGGGCCAGTGGAAGGACAAGCGCGTCAGCGACCCGAAGGCCGTGGAAAGGGCCGCACGCGCATCGATGCGCGAGCACGTCGAGGCGATGATCGCCTTCCAGAACATGGGCGTCCCCACCTTCGACTACGGCAACAACATCCGCCAGATGGCCAAGGACGAGGGTCTTGAAAACGCCTTTGCCTTTCCGGGCTTCGTGCCGGCCTATATCCGCCCGCTCTTCTGCCGCGGCATTGGCCCGTTCCGCTGGGCAGCACTGTCGGGCGACCCGGAGGACATCCGCAAGACCGACGCGAAGGTGAAGGAATTGCTGCCGGAAAATAAGCACCTGCACAACTGGCTGGACATGGCCAAGGAGCGCATTGCCTACCAGGGCTTGCCGGCGCGCATCTGCTGGGTCGGTCTCGGAGACCGTCACCGCCTCGGCCTTGCCTTCAACGAAATGGTTCGCAAAGGCGAACTCAGCGCTCCAATCGTCATCGGTCGCGACCACCTCGATTCCGGCTCCGTCGCTTCGCCGAACCGCGAGACGGAAGCGATGAAGGATGGTTCCGATGCCGTTTCCGACTGGCCGCTCCTCAATGCACTCTTGAACACGGCGTCCGGCGCGACCTGGGTCTCGCTCCACCACGGTGGCGGCGTCGGCATGGGCTTCTCGCAGCATTCGGGCGTCGTCATCTGCTGCGACGGCAGCGAGGACGCCGACCGGCGGATCGAACGTGTACTGTGGAACGATCCGGCGACCGGCGTCATGCGCCATGCCGACGCCGGCTACGACATTGCGCTCGACTGCGCCAAGGAAAAGGGCCTGCGCCTGCCCGGCATTCTCGGGAACTGA
- a CDS encoding MFS transporter, which produces MSSSLLFAMRNPVIRASVLAIFLFGFSGAATSPYQSVVGIAELGLSDGFYSALIFIAALVNVTFSVTVGIVADRVGNYRTLMLAVILSGAVGYGLVYALPTKTSFVIAMLLLLPVHGALNSLLFANVRTAANGMGGKDAAAVNSGVRAAISLSWVLVPGLVGFVLSARGSMLPAYLLASLGCIGNLLLVFFLLPARNGVDPILSKRLSYLASFAEILSPRVLARLVAVALICSTLHVNAAVLPLIVTGAAGGSATDIGIVVGVVALLEVIFILVWGRIQYRLSHIDALALGTAIYVVYMALLGFSSRPWHVYALTPISGFGAAALISIPITYLQDLIADRPGLGSSLIAVNIFLGGALSAALFALGTRISDYSGTALLGAAAGIAGCALLLFLDGARRRAVSVS; this is translated from the coding sequence ATGTCTTCCTCGCTTCTCTTCGCCATGCGCAACCCGGTTATCCGGGCGAGTGTGCTTGCCATCTTTCTCTTCGGCTTCTCGGGCGCTGCGACCTCGCCCTATCAGTCGGTGGTCGGGATTGCCGAGCTTGGCTTGAGCGACGGGTTCTATTCCGCGCTGATCTTCATTGCGGCGCTAGTCAATGTCACCTTCAGCGTCACCGTCGGCATCGTCGCCGACCGCGTCGGCAATTACCGGACGCTGATGTTGGCGGTCATCCTCTCTGGCGCTGTCGGCTACGGCCTGGTCTACGCGCTGCCGACAAAAACGAGCTTCGTCATTGCCATGTTGTTGCTGCTGCCCGTCCACGGCGCACTCAACTCGCTCCTGTTCGCCAATGTCCGCACCGCGGCGAACGGCATGGGCGGCAAGGATGCGGCAGCGGTCAATTCCGGCGTGAGGGCGGCTATATCGCTGTCGTGGGTTCTCGTTCCGGGGCTGGTCGGCTTCGTGCTGTCGGCGCGCGGCAGCATGCTGCCTGCCTACCTGCTGGCGAGTCTCGGCTGTATTGGCAATCTGCTGCTGGTCTTTTTCCTGCTGCCCGCCCGAAACGGGGTCGATCCGATCCTGAGCAAGCGGCTTTCTTATCTCGCATCTTTCGCGGAGATTCTCTCGCCGCGTGTTCTTGCCCGGCTTGTCGCCGTGGCACTCATCTGCTCCACGCTGCATGTCAACGCGGCCGTGTTGCCGTTGATCGTGACCGGTGCAGCCGGCGGCTCGGCCACCGATATCGGCATCGTCGTCGGTGTTGTGGCGCTGCTGGAGGTAATCTTCATTCTGGTCTGGGGGCGGATCCAGTATCGCCTCAGCCACATCGACGCGCTTGCGCTCGGAACGGCAATCTACGTGGTCTATATGGCGCTGCTCGGCTTTTCGTCCCGGCCCTGGCATGTCTATGCGTTGACACCCATCAGCGGCTTCGGGGCGGCAGCGCTGATCAGCATCCCGATCACCTATCTGCAAGACCTGATAGCCGACCGTCCAGGGCTTGGAAGCTCGTTGATTGCGGTGAACATCTTTTTGGGCGGGGCGCTCAGCGCGGCGCTTTTCGCGCTCGGCACCCGCATCAGCGACTATTCCGGAACAGCGCTGCTTGGTGCGGCTGCGGGGATTGCAGGCTGTGCCCTGCTCTTGTTCCTAGACGGAGCCCGTCGCAGGGCGGTTTCGGTATCGTAG
- a CDS encoding M81 family metallopeptidase, with translation MRIAVGGIHTECSTYSPVLMTGEDFRVLRGAELLKADYFSFLEADGFEHVPLLHARAVPGGPVSRAAYDAFKTEFLERLSAALPLDGLYLAMHGAIKVDGMDDAEGDWISAARAVVGSDCPIATSYDLHGNVSQKIIDEIDIFAGYRTAPHIDTRETMVRAWSMLVEALRTGTRPGVAWAPVPLLLPGECTSTEDEPASSLYRRLPDFDQRPGILDANLMVGYVWADEPRATACAVVTGSDKAAASKAVEEIATSYWNERENFRFGPVTGPLEAMLDIAEKTAMRPVILADSGDNPTGGGVGDRADVLKALLARGWQDALVAGIADWPAVEACFEAGEGATLALRLGGSLDPSSPVADVTATVVRLDDPGPIAERQAVVKIGGIQVVLSARRRPYHNIEDFRRLGLDPSTVGLLVVKSGYLSPELAPIANPNLMALTDGVVNQDIKNLASERRQRPVFPFDRDFDFEPKARFSARWT, from the coding sequence ATGCGGATCGCCGTCGGTGGAATCCATACGGAGTGCAGCACCTATTCGCCCGTCTTGATGACGGGCGAGGACTTCCGGGTGCTGAGGGGAGCGGAGCTCCTGAAAGCGGACTATTTCAGCTTTCTCGAGGCTGACGGCTTTGAGCATGTCCCGCTCCTTCATGCACGGGCCGTGCCCGGCGGTCCCGTTTCGCGCGCGGCTTACGACGCCTTCAAGACGGAATTCCTCGAGCGGCTGAGTGCTGCTCTGCCGCTCGACGGGCTCTATCTCGCGATGCACGGGGCGATCAAGGTCGACGGTATGGACGACGCCGAAGGTGACTGGATTTCCGCCGCGCGCGCCGTTGTCGGGTCGGATTGCCCGATCGCAACCAGCTATGATCTCCACGGCAATGTCAGCCAGAAGATCATCGATGAGATCGACATCTTTGCCGGCTACCGCACCGCGCCGCACATCGATACACGCGAGACAATGGTCCGGGCCTGGTCAATGCTGGTGGAGGCCCTGCGCACGGGAACGCGCCCAGGCGTCGCCTGGGCGCCCGTGCCGCTACTGCTGCCCGGGGAATGCACGTCGACGGAGGATGAACCTGCGAGCAGCCTTTACCGGCGGCTGCCGGACTTCGATCAGCGTCCCGGTATTCTCGACGCCAACCTGATGGTCGGCTACGTGTGGGCGGACGAACCGCGGGCGACCGCTTGCGCGGTGGTGACCGGATCGGACAAGGCGGCCGCCTCGAAAGCGGTGGAAGAAATCGCCACAAGCTACTGGAATGAGCGGGAGAATTTCCGTTTCGGTCCGGTCACGGGGCCGCTCGAAGCGATGCTCGACATTGCCGAGAAGACGGCAATGAGGCCCGTCATCCTCGCCGATTCCGGGGACAACCCCACCGGAGGCGGCGTCGGCGACCGAGCCGACGTGCTGAAGGCGCTTCTTGCACGAGGCTGGCAGGACGCGCTGGTCGCCGGCATTGCCGACTGGCCGGCCGTCGAAGCCTGTTTCGAGGCCGGCGAAGGCGCGACGCTGGCTTTGAGGCTCGGCGGCAGCCTCGACCCGTCGAGCCCTGTGGCCGACGTGACGGCCACTGTCGTGCGGTTGGACGATCCGGGTCCGATTGCCGAGCGCCAGGCGGTCGTGAAAATCGGCGGGATCCAGGTGGTGCTGTCGGCGCGCCGGCGTCCTTACCACAACATAGAGGACTTCCGTCGCCTTGGCCTCGATCCGAGCACCGTAGGCCTGCTCGTCGTCAAATCCGGTTATCTTTCGCCGGAGCTTGCGCCGATTGCCAATCCCAACCTGATGGCGCTCACCGACGGTGTCGTCAATCAGGACATCAAAAATCTCGCGAGCGAACGCCGCCAGCGGCCGGTGTTCCCGTTCGACCGCGATTTCGATTTCGAGCCAAAGGCGCGCTTCTCGGCTCGCTGGACCTGA
- a CDS encoding beta-N-acetylhexosaminidase has protein sequence MQPVCYRLESAWQPDGGPFGRFTFTLVNLSDSPLRDFRLVYTSLTRVIDGAACENAVFVRRNANFHEFAPPKGFILGEGESWTFTVSGLHRQAKHCTDGAKSAYLTLSDERHVPVAVSDLLLEGATSEPPPQRLPQGKLDLPYALQPWPAKIDVIPGDGFPVILYPASGSSKDEISAVDTVLALFHRLFPGGHAPFTLASSPQGRPIVFAEKPELGPEAYALAFSEREIRLEYGAAAGRQYGLTTLAQLLDGSRREGGEFRFPVSGTISDQPRYGWRGCHLDVSRQFYPTADVMRLIDILAWFKLNIFHWHLTDDEAWRLEIKAYPTLTTLGVLRGPDEPMLPQLGNGAEPVGGFYSQEEVRAIVAHAGALSIEVVPEIDIPGHSTAALVALPELADGQEAPESYHSVQGYPNNALNPAIPLTYEFLEKVFDEMVELFPSQYIHVGGDEVANGSWLASPLARKLMEREGISGTFALQSYFLKKVKQMLTARGRKLVGWNEVAHGGGVGTEGTLLMAWENPKVGIELAREGYDVVMTPGQAYYLDMAQAEAFQEPGASWAGTATPAHTYAYEAEGEFPEELKHRMKGVQACIWSEHFLSRGYFNRLVFPRLPAIAEAAWTPKAQKDWPRFAAIAPLSPIL, from the coding sequence ATGCAGCCGGTTTGTTATCGCCTCGAATCTGCCTGGCAACCGGATGGCGGCCCGTTCGGACGCTTCACCTTCACCCTCGTCAATCTCTCTGATTCTCCACTCCGCGATTTTCGCCTCGTCTACACATCGCTGACCCGCGTCATCGATGGGGCCGCCTGCGAGAATGCCGTCTTTGTGCGCCGCAATGCCAATTTCCACGAATTCGCACCGCCAAAGGGATTTATCCTTGGCGAGGGCGAGAGCTGGACCTTTACGGTCAGCGGGCTGCACCGGCAGGCAAAACACTGCACGGACGGCGCAAAGTCCGCCTATCTGACGCTCTCAGACGAGCGGCATGTGCCAGTAGCGGTTTCCGATCTGCTGCTGGAAGGGGCTACGAGCGAGCCTCCACCGCAGCGCCTGCCGCAAGGCAAGCTCGACCTGCCCTACGCCTTGCAGCCCTGGCCGGCGAAGATCGACGTGATCCCGGGTGATGGATTCCCGGTCATTCTTTATCCGGCATCCGGGAGCAGCAAGGACGAGATCAGCGCGGTCGATACGGTGCTCGCGCTCTTTCACCGTCTCTTCCCGGGAGGCCACGCTCCGTTCACGCTCGCCTCGTCCCCACAGGGTCGCCCGATCGTCTTCGCGGAGAAGCCCGAACTTGGTCCCGAGGCCTATGCGCTGGCCTTTTCCGAGCGCGAGATCCGGCTCGAATATGGCGCCGCTGCCGGCCGGCAGTACGGGTTGACGACGCTCGCGCAGCTCCTTGACGGGTCGCGCAGGGAGGGGGGCGAGTTCCGCTTTCCCGTCTCTGGCACGATTTCGGACCAGCCCCGTTACGGCTGGCGCGGCTGCCATCTCGACGTCTCCCGCCAGTTCTATCCGACCGCCGACGTCATGCGGCTCATCGATATTCTCGCCTGGTTCAAGCTCAACATCTTCCACTGGCATCTGACCGACGACGAAGCCTGGCGGCTGGAGATCAAGGCCTATCCCACGCTGACGACGCTTGGCGTGCTGCGCGGGCCGGACGAGCCGATGCTGCCGCAGCTTGGCAACGGCGCCGAACCGGTGGGCGGCTTCTACAGCCAGGAGGAGGTGAGGGCGATCGTCGCCCATGCCGGCGCGCTCAGTATCGAGGTCGTACCGGAGATCGACATTCCGGGCCATAGTACGGCCGCGCTCGTCGCCCTGCCGGAACTCGCCGATGGGCAGGAGGCCCCGGAAAGCTATCATTCGGTCCAGGGTTACCCCAACAATGCGCTGAACCCGGCCATTCCGCTGACATACGAATTCCTCGAAAAGGTCTTCGACGAAATGGTCGAGCTCTTCCCGAGCCAGTACATCCATGTGGGCGGCGACGAGGTGGCCAATGGTTCGTGGCTGGCGTCGCCATTGGCGCGCAAGCTCATGGAACGGGAGGGCATTTCCGGGACCTTTGCGTTGCAGTCCTACTTCCTCAAAAAGGTGAAGCAGATGCTGACGGCGCGCGGCCGCAAGCTCGTCGGCTGGAACGAGGTCGCCCATGGCGGCGGCGTCGGCACCGAGGGCACGCTGTTGATGGCTTGGGAGAACCCCAAGGTCGGGATCGAGCTGGCCCGCGAAGGTTACGATGTCGTGATGACGCCGGGACAGGCCTACTACCTCGACATGGCGCAGGCCGAAGCCTTCCAGGAGCCGGGAGCAAGCTGGGCCGGCACGGCAACACCTGCACACACCTATGCCTATGAAGCGGAAGGCGAATTTCCGGAAGAGCTGAAGCATCGCATGAAGGGCGTGCAGGCCTGCATCTGGTCGGAGCATTTCCTCTCGCGCGGTTATTTCAATCGTCTTGTCTTCCCGCGTCTCCCCGCCATCGCTGAGGCGGCCTGGACGCCAAAGGCGCAAAAGGACTGGCCGCGTTTCGCTGCGATCGCCCCTCTGAGCCCGATTTTGTGA
- a CDS encoding SDR family oxidoreductase has translation MKKSVAIVTGAAGDIGRAIARRLADDHEVVVLADIDGDAAEKVARDLGAKERFAAIACDVTDAASVASMTAAAGSLGAVRTLVNNAGAARAVSLHDTTPEIWRMDNALNLEAAFLCFRAVEDMLKESRGSVVNIASVNGMNVFGHPAYSAAKAGLLHLTRLIAVEYGKFGIRANAVAPGTVRTQAWEARAAANPQVFEEAKRWYPLQRIVNPEDVANAVQFLAGPLAGAISGVCLPVDCGLTAGQAELARTFSQSIHY, from the coding sequence ATGAAGAAATCCGTAGCGATCGTCACCGGAGCGGCCGGTGATATCGGCCGTGCGATCGCGCGTCGCCTGGCCGATGATCATGAGGTGGTCGTGCTTGCGGACATCGACGGCGATGCGGCGGAAAAGGTCGCACGCGACCTCGGCGCGAAGGAGCGCTTCGCAGCCATCGCCTGCGATGTCACGGATGCCGCGAGCGTCGCGTCGATGACGGCGGCGGCCGGGTCGCTCGGAGCGGTGCGCACGCTCGTCAACAATGCGGGTGCGGCACGCGCCGTCAGCCTGCATGATACGACGCCGGAAATCTGGCGCATGGACAATGCACTCAATCTCGAAGCGGCATTCCTTTGTTTCCGGGCCGTTGAGGACATGCTGAAGGAAAGCCGGGGATCGGTCGTCAACATCGCATCCGTCAACGGCATGAATGTTTTCGGGCATCCGGCCTATAGTGCCGCCAAGGCCGGCCTGCTTCACCTGACCCGGCTGATCGCGGTGGAATACGGTAAATTCGGCATCCGCGCCAATGCGGTGGCGCCCGGCACCGTGCGCACCCAGGCCTGGGAAGCGCGCGCTGCCGCCAACCCGCAGGTCTTCGAGGAGGCGAAGCGCTGGTATCCGCTGCAGCGCATCGTCAATCCGGAAGACGTCGCCAATGCCGTCCAGTTCCTGGCAGGGCCGTTGGCAGGTGCTATATCCGGCGTCTGCCTGCCGGTCGATTGCGGGCTTACCGCAGGCCAGGCGGAACTCGCACGCACCTTTTCGCAATCCATCCATTACTGA
- a CDS encoding MurR/RpiR family transcriptional regulator, which produces MDIFATLQEEKGRLSQSENRIADILLNDFEFAVNASIIELAGKADVSPPTVTRFCRRLGCESFSDFKVQLARTAYIGMRYLKPEPKSQEPADVAQDIITKAQNALFLLHRSLDLAAIEETAERLAKAEMIYAFGSGGNSSMIASELQNRLFRLGLRITSSSDHSMQLMMAAAAKPKDVLIGSSLSGRNAELVRAFTLAREARVPTIALTQSGSPVALAADITVPVDLPEGNNIYRPTSTRIAYVALLDIIASLVAYRVQPQATATLRRIKQQLVVHRDGDDRQLLGD; this is translated from the coding sequence ATGGATATTTTCGCGACACTGCAGGAGGAAAAGGGGCGGCTATCCCAGTCGGAGAACCGCATTGCCGATATCCTGCTCAATGATTTCGAATTTGCCGTGAACGCCTCGATCATCGAGCTTGCGGGCAAAGCCGATGTGTCGCCGCCGACGGTGACACGTTTTTGCCGGCGTCTCGGCTGCGAAAGCTTTTCCGACTTCAAGGTGCAACTCGCCCGCACCGCCTATATAGGCATGCGCTACCTGAAGCCCGAGCCGAAGAGCCAGGAACCGGCCGACGTCGCGCAGGACATCATTACCAAGGCGCAGAATGCACTCTTCCTGCTGCACCGCTCGCTTGATCTCGCCGCGATCGAAGAGACTGCGGAGCGGCTGGCCAAAGCGGAAATGATTTACGCCTTCGGTTCGGGCGGCAATTCCTCGATGATTGCCAGCGAATTGCAGAACCGCCTCTTCCGGCTCGGACTGCGCATTACTTCGAGCTCCGATCACAGCATGCAACTGATGATGGCGGCCGCGGCCAAGCCGAAGGACGTGCTGATAGGTTCGTCCCTGTCGGGGCGCAACGCGGAACTCGTGCGTGCCTTCACGCTCGCTCGCGAAGCCAGGGTTCCGACGATCGCGCTGACCCAGAGCGGCAGCCCCGTCGCGCTTGCCGCCGACATCACCGTTCCGGTCGATCTGCCGGAAGGCAACAACATCTATCGTCCGACATCCACGCGCATCGCCTATGTGGCCTTGCTTGATATCATCGCCAGCCTCGTCGCCTACCGTGTCCAACCGCAGGCGACGGCGACGCTGAGGCGCATCAAGCAGCAACTGGTGGTGCACAGGGATGGCGACGATCGCCAGCTTCTCGGAGACTGA
- a CDS encoding RidA family protein: MSIKRYGAEQAGAGGKSLPFARAVEADGWLHVSGQVAMENGEIIDGNIVAQTHKAIGNLLAILKEAGYGVEHVVRVGVWLDDPRDFWSFNKIYQEYFGAHPPARACVQSSMMVDCKVEVDCVAYKPKDA; encoded by the coding sequence ATGTCCATCAAACGTTATGGCGCGGAGCAGGCCGGCGCGGGTGGCAAGTCGCTGCCGTTTGCGCGGGCCGTCGAGGCAGACGGCTGGCTGCACGTTTCCGGTCAGGTCGCCATGGAAAACGGTGAGATCATCGACGGCAATATCGTCGCGCAGACACACAAGGCGATCGGCAATCTCCTGGCTATTCTGAAAGAGGCCGGTTACGGTGTCGAACACGTGGTGAGGGTCGGCGTGTGGCTGGACGACCCGCGTGATTTCTGGAGCTTCAATAAGATCTATCAGGAATATTTCGGCGCTCATCCTCCTGCGCGCGCCTGCGTGCAGTCTTCGATGATGGTCGACTGCAAGGTTGAAGTCGACTGCGTCGCCTACAAGCCGAAGGACGCCTGA
- a CDS encoding M81 family metallopeptidase: MRIFTAALATETNTFSPICIDKRAFEASLYAPPGSHPETPTLCTAPITVGRQVTAEKGWELIEGTAAWADPAGLVNRHTYESLRDEILDQLRAALPVNAVVLGLHGAMVADGYEDTEGDLLTRIRELIGPDVLLCAELDPHSHLTGKRIAATDFFVFFKEFPHTDFVDRAKDLWRIAVDTLEGRVKPVMSVFDCRMIDVFPTSREPMRSFVDKLMEIERDDTDVLSLSVVHGFMAGDVPEMGTKMIAVTDGNREKGQALARDLGLELFAKRGTFRMPELGERQAVAEAIAATAGPVVIADMWDNPGGGTAGDATVVLEELLANGVTDAAVGTIWDPMAVQICMAAGEGAEIPLRFGAKSAPGTGNPIDGTVTVISLVRNAEMRFGESFAPFGDAAHIQHRGIDIILNSTRAQSFDPSLFSVMGIDPRSKKILVVKSTNHFFASFSKIASKILYCSAGTPYPNNPAKTPYRRVRRDIWPMVTDPFAAERGAA, encoded by the coding sequence TTGCGAATTTTTACGGCGGCCTTGGCGACCGAAACCAACACCTTCTCGCCGATCTGCATCGACAAGCGAGCCTTCGAGGCTTCGCTCTATGCGCCGCCAGGCAGCCATCCGGAGACACCGACGCTTTGCACCGCACCGATCACCGTCGGCCGGCAGGTCACGGCCGAAAAGGGCTGGGAACTGATCGAGGGGACCGCTGCCTGGGCGGACCCCGCCGGTCTCGTGAACCGGCACACCTATGAAAGCCTGCGCGACGAGATCCTCGATCAGTTGCGGGCCGCCCTTCCCGTCAATGCTGTCGTTCTCGGTTTGCATGGCGCCATGGTCGCCGACGGCTACGAGGACACTGAAGGTGATCTGCTGACGCGCATTCGCGAACTCATCGGGCCCGACGTGCTCCTCTGCGCTGAACTCGACCCGCACAGCCATCTGACCGGGAAACGGATCGCGGCGACCGATTTCTTTGTTTTCTTCAAGGAGTTTCCGCATACGGATTTCGTCGATCGCGCCAAGGATCTGTGGCGGATCGCCGTCGATACGCTCGAAGGCCGCGTCAAGCCGGTCATGTCGGTCTTCGACTGCCGGATGATCGACGTGTTTCCGACGTCGCGCGAACCCATGCGCAGCTTCGTCGACAAGCTCATGGAGATCGAGAGAGACGACACCGACGTGCTCTCGCTCTCGGTCGTGCATGGCTTCATGGCTGGCGACGTGCCGGAAATGGGCACGAAGATGATAGCAGTGACCGATGGCAACCGGGAGAAAGGCCAGGCGCTTGCCCGCGACCTTGGGCTTGAACTCTTCGCCAAACGCGGCACGTTCCGGATGCCGGAACTCGGCGAACGCCAAGCGGTCGCCGAGGCGATCGCCGCGACCGCCGGTCCGGTGGTGATCGCGGACATGTGGGACAATCCCGGCGGCGGTACGGCGGGTGATGCGACCGTGGTGCTCGAAGAACTGCTCGCCAATGGCGTCACCGATGCTGCCGTCGGCACCATCTGGGACCCTATGGCCGTGCAGATCTGCATGGCCGCAGGCGAAGGCGCCGAGATCCCGTTGCGTTTCGGCGCGAAATCCGCGCCAGGTACCGGCAATCCGATCGACGGAACTGTCACGGTCATAAGTCTGGTGCGAAACGCCGAAATGCGGTTCGGAGAAAGCTTCGCGCCCTTTGGCGACGCCGCGCACATTCAGCATCGCGGCATCGACATCATCCTGAATTCCACCCGCGCACAGAGCTTCGACCCGAGCCTGTTCTCCGTGATGGGAATTGACCCGCGGTCGAAGAAGATCCTGGTCGTCAAATCGACGAACCATTTCTTCGCGTCCTTCTCGAAGATTGCGTCGAAGATCCTCTATTGCTCGGCCGGAACGCCCTACCCCAACAATCCGGCGAAAACGCCCTACAGGCGCGTGCGGCGCGACATCTGGCCGATGGTCACCGACCCGTTTGCGGCGGAAAGAGGTGCCGCCTGA